The following are from one region of the Coffea eugenioides isolate CCC68of chromosome 2, Ceug_1.0, whole genome shotgun sequence genome:
- the LOC113761820 gene encoding coatomer subunit delta-like translates to MVVLAASIISKSGKPLVSRQFVDMSRIRIEGYLAAFPKLVGIGKQHTYVETENVRYVYQPIESLYLLLVTNKQSNILEDLDTLRLLSKLVPEYSYSLDEEGICKTAFELIFAFDEAISLGHKENVTVAQVKQYCEMESHEERLHKLVLQSKINDTKDVMKRKASEIDKSKIEKNRGERGGFMPLQSMSSGRIDSGFGSDTSLPGTGGGYGSSSGFGLTTDIDSFSTKSKGRPAASATAPPKGLGMQLGKTQRTNQFLESLKAEGEVIVEDVRPTVGQSKPVAPPPTDPVTLNAEEKLNVTLKRDGGISNFDVQGTLSLQILNQDDGHIQVQVETGGNPAILFKTHPNINKELFNNENILGLKDPSRPFPTGQSGDGVSLLKWRMQSGDESLVPLSINCWPSVSGNETYVNIEYEAFSLFDLQNVVISVPLPALREAPSVRQVDGDWRFDSRNSVLEWSIVLIDNSNRSGSMEFVVPPADPASFFPISVRFTAASTFSDLKVANILPLGGGPAPKFSQRTLLTTETYQVV, encoded by the exons ATG GTGGTTTTAGCAGCTTCCATCATAAGTAAATCTGGCAAAC CATTGGTGTCAAGGCAATTTGTTGATATGTCACGCATAAGAATTGAGGGATACCTTGCAGCATTCCCAAAATTGGTTGGAATTGGGAAGCAACACACCTATGTTGAGACTGAAAATGTGCGATATGTCTACCAGCCAATTGAGTCTCTCTACTTGCTGCTTGTAACAAACAAACAGAGCAACATTCTTGAAGATTTGGATACCCTGAGGCTGCTCTCTAAACTT GTCCCTGAATATTCTTATTCCCTTGATGAAGAAGGAATTTGCAAGACAGCATTTGAGCTTATTTTTGCCTTTGATGAAGCCATCTCTCTTGGGCACAAGGAAAATGTTACTGTTGCACAAGTCAAGCAGTATTGTGAGATGGAAAGTCATGAGGAGCGATTGCACAAGTTGGTCTTGCAGAGCAAGATCAATGACACCAAGGATGTCATGAAGCGCAAAGCTAGTGAGATTGATAAAAGCAAG ATTGAAAAGAATAGAGGTGAGAGAGGAGGTTTTATGCCTTTGCAATCAATGTCATCTGGTAGAATTGATTCTGGCTTTGGAAGTGATACGAGTTTGCCTGGTACTGGAGGTGGTTATGGAagttcatctggttttggactGACCACAGATATTGATTCTTTCTCTACTAAGTCAAAAG GTCGTCCAGCTGCATCAGCTACAGCTCCACCAAAAGGCCTTGGAATGCAGCTAGGTAAAACACAAAGGACCAACCAATTTTTGGAGTCTCTTAAAGCTGAAGGTGAAGTTATTGTTGAGGATGTGAGACCCACTGTTGGTCAGTCCAAACCTGTTGCTCCACCACCAACTGATCCCGTAACATTGAATGCTGAAGAAAAGCTTAACGTGACACTGAAACGTGACGGTGGTATCAGCAACTTTGATGTTCAGGGTACCTTGTCTCTTCAAATTCTTAATCAAGATGATGGACATATCCAAGTGCAG GTTGAAACTGGAGGAAATCCAGCAATTCTTTTCAAAACACATCCTAACATTAACAAGGAGTTGTTTAACAATGAAAATATCCTTGGACTGAAAGATCCATCTCGCCCATTTCCGACTGGCCAATCTGGTGATGGTGTTAGTCTTCTGAAGTGGAGAATGCAAAGTGGAGATGAGTCTTTGGTGCCATTGTCAA TAAACTGCTGGCCTTCTGTTTCTGGGAATGAGACCTATGTGAATATCGAGTATGAAGCTTTTTCATTGTTTGATCTTCAAAATGTTGTGATCTCTGTGCCACTTCCAGCCCTAAGAGAAGCTCCTAGTGTCCGACAGGTTGATGGTGATTGGAG GTTTGattccagaaattctgttttggagtGGTCTATTGTGCTCATTGATAATTCAAACCGCAG TGGATCTATGGAATTTGTGGTTCCCCCAGCAGATCCAGCATCCTTTTTCCCAATTTCTGTGCGTTTTACTGCTGCAAGCACATTTAGTGACTTGAAG GTTGCCAATATTTTGCCACTGGGAGGTGGACCCGCTCCTAAATTTTCTCAGAGAACACTGCTAACTACAGAGACTTACCAAGTGGTTTGA